The following are from one region of the Pseudomonas putida genome:
- a CDS encoding TatD family hydrolase: MQLIDIGVNLTNSSFHDQQAAIVERALEAGVTQMVLTGTSLAVSEQALELCQQLDAGGAHLFATAGVHPHDAKAWDVGSERQLRQLLSEPRVRAVGECGLDFNRDFSPRPLQEKALEAQLALAAELRLPVFLHERDASERLLAILKDYRDHLPGAVVHCFTGERDALFAYLDMDLHIGITGWICDERRGTHLHSLVGNIAEGRLMLESDAPYLLPRSLRPKPKNGRNEPAFLPEVLREVALHRGESAEHTAAHTTATARAFFQLP, encoded by the coding sequence ATGCAACTGATCGATATCGGCGTCAACCTGACCAACAGCAGTTTCCACGACCAGCAGGCGGCAATCGTCGAGCGCGCCCTTGAGGCCGGGGTCACGCAGATGGTGCTGACGGGCACCAGCCTGGCGGTCAGCGAACAGGCGCTGGAACTTTGCCAGCAACTGGATGCCGGCGGCGCGCACCTGTTCGCCACGGCAGGCGTACATCCCCACGATGCCAAGGCCTGGGATGTCGGCAGCGAGCGCCAGTTGCGCCAGCTGTTGAGTGAACCACGTGTACGCGCCGTGGGTGAATGCGGCCTGGACTTCAACCGTGACTTCTCCCCTCGACCGCTGCAGGAAAAAGCCCTGGAGGCTCAGCTGGCACTGGCAGCCGAGCTGCGCCTGCCGGTGTTTCTGCACGAACGCGACGCCAGCGAACGCCTGCTGGCGATCCTCAAGGATTACCGCGACCACCTGCCCGGCGCAGTAGTGCACTGCTTTACCGGCGAGCGCGACGCGCTGTTCGCCTACCTGGACATGGACCTGCACATCGGTATTACCGGCTGGATCTGCGATGAACGCCGTGGCACCCACCTGCATTCGCTGGTGGGCAACATTGCCGAAGGGCGGCTGATGCTGGAGAGCGATGCGCCTTACCTTTTACCGCGCAGCCTGCGGCCCAAGCCGAAGAACGGGCGCAACGAACCGGCGTTCCTGCCGGAGGTGTTGCGCGAAGTGGCCTTGCACCGGGGTGAGTCGGCCGAGCATACGGCGGCGCATACCACAGCGACGGCGCGGGCGTTTTTCCAACTCCCCTGA